The following coding sequences lie in one Porphyromonas asaccharolytica DSM 20707 genomic window:
- the rpmA gene encoding 50S ribosomal protein L27 — protein MAHKKGVGSSKNGRESESKRLGVKIFGGEACKAGNIIVRQRGTQHHPGENVGMGKDHTLYALTDGTVVFTQTRGDRSFVSVATHE, from the coding sequence ATGGCACATAAGAAAGGTGTAGGAAGCTCCAAGAACGGACGCGAATCCGAAAGCAAACGCCTAGGCGTTAAGATCTTTGGAGGCGAAGCCTGTAAGGCTGGTAACATCATCGTACGTCAGAGAGGTACGCAACACCACCCAGGTGAGAACGTGGGCATGGGCAAGGATCATACCCTCTATGCACTGACAGACGGTACGGTCGTCTTCACTCAGACGAGAGGAGATCGTAGCTTCGTCTCTGTAGCGACACACGAGTAG
- the rplU gene encoding 50S ribosomal protein L21: MYAIVEIQGQQFKVEEGRKLFVHHIREVEQGAEVTFDRVMLLDKDGAVAVGAPTIEGAQVVCEVVSPLVKGEKVLIFHKNRRKGYRKLRGHRQQFSEILVKQIVG, from the coding sequence ATGTACGCAATTGTTGAAATCCAAGGTCAGCAGTTTAAGGTAGAGGAGGGTCGCAAGCTCTTCGTGCATCATATCCGCGAGGTGGAGCAGGGTGCAGAGGTTACCTTTGACCGGGTTATGCTCCTCGACAAGGACGGAGCAGTCGCAGTAGGTGCCCCGACGATCGAGGGCGCACAGGTAGTATGTGAGGTGGTATCTCCACTCGTCAAGGGTGAGAAGGTGCTGATCTTTCATAAGAATCGGAGAAAGGGCTATCGCAAGCTCAGAGGGCATCGCCAGCAGTTCTCCGAGATACTAGTAAAGCAAATCGTAGGATAA